One stretch of Oncorhynchus keta strain PuntledgeMale-10-30-2019 chromosome 18, Oket_V2, whole genome shotgun sequence DNA includes these proteins:
- the LOC118397359 gene encoding caspase a-like: MADKVLSKARITFIDSVTKPVIKQLLDDLLEDQVLNDEETESVTEENSTETKQARCLIDMVRKKGRKASEKMIVRVQERDPGLYDKLDLDPRQPAKMTPSSPQLSQQEVRQVSSVLIPSTSDFKEGILQRKGCEIYPPMDKSGRKRLALLINNVEFDDKSMLRRGAVKDEENIERLLRDLGYDVVKHRNLSAQEMDEAVKAFSKREEHLLSDSVFVVMMSHGELGAIMGVHYKEGDPKPDVFPITNIFTHLNTDNCKALVNKPKVILIQACRGGNDGFVWVSDAVAGPSHDLELESDSIKREHNEKDFISLLSCTPDTKSYRDPKMGTFFIQHIMETFNTYACDDHIEELFRKVMVRFEDFHMGKGRQMPTKDRATLTKHFYLFPGL, translated from the exons ATGGCAG ACAAGGTGCTCTCCAAGGCTCGCATTACATTCATAGACAGTGTGACGAAGCCAGTGATCAAGCAGCTCCTGGACGACCTTTTGGAAGACCAGGTGCTGAACGATGAAGAGACAGAATCGGTGACGGAGGAGAACAGCACTGAGACAAAGCAGGCACGATGCCTCATCGATATGGTGCGGAAGAAAGGGAGGAAAGCCAGTGAGAAGATGATTGTCCGAGTTCAGGAGAGAGATCCTGGACTTTATGACAAATTGGATCTGGACCCCAGGCAGCCGGCCAAGATGA CACCATCATCGCCCCAGTTGTCACAGCAGGAGGTGCGCCAAGTGTCCTCTGTCCTCATCCCCAGCACCAGTGACTTTAAGGAGGGCATTCTTCAGAGGAAGGGTTGCGAG ATTTACCCTCCAATGGATAAGTCTGGTCGGAAGCGCCTGGCCCTGCTCATAAACAACGTGGAGTTTGATGATAAGAGCATGCTGAGACGAGGTGCAGTGAAGGACGAGGAGAACATAGAGAGGCTTCTCAGGGATCTGGGATATGATGTAGTGAAACATAGAAACCTGTCTGCACAG GAGATGGACGAGGCTGTGAAAGCGTTCTCTAAACGTGAGGAGCACTTATTGTCGGACAGCGTCTTCGTGGTGATGATGTCTCACGGGGAGCTGGGTGCCATCATGGGTGTCCACTACAAGGAAGGGGACCCTAAACCTGATGTCTTCCCCATCACCAACATCTTCACACACCTGAATACAGATAACTGCAAAGCACTGGTTAACAAGCCCAAAGTCATCCTCATTCAGGCCTGCAGGGGAG GCAATGACGGGTTTGTTTGGGTCAGTGACGCGGTGGCTGGGCCCAGCCATGACTTGGAGTTAGAGAGTGACTCAATCAAGAGGGAACACAACGAAAAGGACTtcatctccctcctgtcctgtACACCAG ATACTAAGTCCTACAGAGATCCAAAGATGGGCACCTTTTTTATCCAACACATCATGGAGACATTCAACACCTATGCCTGTGATGATCATATAGAAGAATTATTCAGGAAG GTCATGGTTCGCTTTGAAGATTTCCACATGGGAAAAGGCAGACAGATGCCAACCAAAGACCGAGCCACTCTAACAAAGCACTTCTACCTCTTCCCAGGCCTCTGA